CGAACAAAACCGATGCCCCTGTTGAGCTGGCTCAGCAACAGCCGCAACCGTTCAAGCGTTAACCCTTCTTCAAGGCGCCGCTGATTCCAGTGGCGCCTGTGCGATATACCATCGTTTGTCAGTGACGGTGCCTGCCAACGGCACATCCCAGCTCGCTTGCACCAGTCGTTCGACTTTCTGACATTCATGGGCCAGGCCCAGCAGGGTCGGCTTGCGCCAGCTTTGGCGTCGCGCCAGGTAGGCGAGGCTGCGGTCATAGAAGCCGCCGCCCATGCCCAGTCGCCCACCGGCATCATCAAACCCCACCAGCGGCAGCAGCACCAGGTCCAGCGCCCAGACCTTGCGTTGTCGGCTGATATTCACCCGTGGCTCCAGGATGCGAAAACGGTTGGGCAAAAGCTTTTCCCCGGGGCGCACGCGCTGGAACACCATCTTGGTTCGCGGCCAGGCGCTGAGCACCGGCAGATAGGTGGCCTTGCCTCGACGCTGGGCAGCGCGCAGCAGCAAGCGCGGATCGATTTCACCGTCCGTCGGTAGATACAAAGAGATATGTCTGGCCCGGCGAAACAGCGGGTGCTGTGCCAGTTGCCGATACAGGCCATGGGCCGCCTTACGCTGCTCGCTCGGGGTGAGGGCGCGGCGGGCCTGGCGCAACATGCGTCGAAGGTGCGGACGGGAAAGCGGCGCAGGTTCGGTCATGGTTTTCGGCTCATAAAACAATGCCAGTCCGAGGACTGGCATTGAGTTTGGGAATTCAGGCTCCCCGACAGAACCGCTGTCGACTAAGCCCTTGAACCCGAAAGTTCAAGGTGGAAGAAGCAGTAGGCTTTAAGGCTTTCCGTCTAGCGGACATGCACACCAGCCCAACGTGCAACTTCCAGGGTAGTGCGAATCGGCTCCGGGACATCGCCGACTGGCAAGCACGCCAGGGAGTGGGGCGAGTATACCTTAAACAGTCTCGGCAATCAGCCCTTGGGTGCGTCTGAGTCGCTCGAAAGTACCAGATCAACACGTTCCAGCAGGTCACGCACCTGCTCACGCGTCGAGCCGCTGGCCTGCACGTCGGGGCGTTCCTGCTTATGCAGCAGGTCATGGGTGATATTCAGCGCGGCCATCACAGCGATGCGGTCGGCGCCGATGACTTTGCCGCTGCTGCGGATTTCACGCATCTTGCCATCCAGGTAGCGGGCGGCGCTCACCAGGTTGTTGCGCTCTTCCTGGGGGCAGATGATCGAATATTCTTTGTCGAGGATCTGCACGGTGACGCTATTGCTTGAACTCATGAGTCTTGCTCCAGGGCCTTCAGGCGCGAAATCATCGATTCGACCTTACGCCGGGCGATTTCGTTTTTTTCAATGAGGTGAGCGCGTTCCTCGCGCCAGGTCTTTTCCTGAGCTAATAGGAGTCCGTTTTGACTCTTAAGTTGCTCGACCCGAGTAATTAGCAATTCGAGTCTGGCCATCAGCGCTTGCAGGTCGGTGTCTTCCATTGGGTTCCACTGGATTTGTCTGATGAATGGCAACTGCAGGATAAACGATCTGACGCCCTTGATAGTCTTGGTACGTCTGCCGGTGCTAGGATACAGCGCTCCATTCTAGACATTGCGCCGTCTGGCGCCTAGCTCACCATGCCCATTCAGAACTCCCCGTACGACGCTTTTTCCAAACTGCTGAGCACCAGCGGCCACCCATGCTCGCCTGCCGAACTGCACGGCGTGTTGCTGGGCCGCAGTTGCACCGGTGTTGGCTTTGACGCCGACAACTGGCTGGCCGATGTGGCCGAGCTGCTGGAAAAGGAACCAGAAGATAATGTGCGCGCCGCGCTGATCGGCCTGCAGGAAATGGTCAAGGGCGAACTGACCGGTGATGACGTCACCGTGGTCCTGCTGCTGCCGACCGATGACGCGCCGCTCGCCGACCGCGCCGCCGCACTGGGCCAGTGGTGCCAAGGCTTTCTGCATGGCTTCGGCGTGAACGCCGGCGGCCTCGACCTGAGCACCGATGCCCAGGAAGTGTTGCAGGACTTGGCTGCCATCTCTCAGGTGCAAGACGCCCTGGAGGAGTCCGAAGACGGCGAAAGCGATTACATGGAAGTCATGGAATACCTGCGCGTCGCGCCACTGCTGCTGTTCACCGAGACCCGAAAGTCCGCTGAACCCGCCGCTCTCAAGCCGTCGTTGCACTAAGGCCGTCGCTGCACTAAGCAAGGAAACCCATCTGCCCATGATCCATATCCCCAAAGCGGAATACACCCGGCGCCGCAAGGCGCTCATGGCGCAGATGGAACCCAACAGCATCGCGATCCTGCCGGCCGCCGCCGTGGCCATCCGCAATCGGGATGTCGAGCACGTGTATCGCCAGGACAGCGACTTTCAGTACCTGAGCGGTTTCCCCGAGCCGCAAGCGGTGATTGTGCTGATGCCCGGTCGCCTGCACGGTGAATACGTGCTGTTCTGCCGCGAACGCAATGCCGAGCGCGAACTGTGGGACGGCCTGCGCGCCGGCACCGAAGGTGCGATCCGTGACTTTGGCGCCGACGACGCGTTCCCCATCACCGATATCGACGACATCCTGCCCGGCCTGATCGAAGGCCGCGACCGGGTGTATTCGGCCATGGGCAGCAATGCCGAATTCGACCGGCATGTGATGGAGTGGATCAACGTAATCCGCTCTAAAGCGCACCTCGGCGCCCAGCCGCCGAACGAATTTGTTGCCCTGGATCATCTGCTTCACGACATGCGCCTGTATAAATCGGCGGCAGAAGTGAAGGTGATGCGCGAGGCGGCGCGAATTTCCTGCGCGGCCCACGTGAAGGCGATGCAAGCCAGCCGCGCCGGTTTGCATGAGTTCAGCCTGGAAGCCGAGCTGGATTACGAGTTCCGCAAGGGCGGCGCCAAGATGCCGGCCTATGGCTCCATCGTCGCCGCCGGGCGCAACAGTTGCATCCTGCATTACCAGCAGAATGACGCGGTGCTCAAGGACGGTGACCTGGTGCTGATCGACGCCGGGTGCGAAATCGACTGCTACGCCAGCGACATCACCCGCACCTGGCCGGTCAACGGCAAGTTTTCGCCGGAACAGAAGGCGATCTACGAGATTGTGCTGGCCTCCCAGGAAGCCGCCTTTGCCGAGATCGCGCCGAATAAACATTGGAACCAGGCCCATGAGGCGACCGTGCGAGTCATCACCGCCGGGCTGGTGACGTTGGGGTTGCTGCAAGGTGATGTCGACGAGTTGATCGCCAGCGAAGCCTACCGCACCTTCTACATGCACCGCGCCGGCCACTGGCTGGGCATGGATGTGCACGATGTGGGCGAGTACAAGGTGGGCGGTGAGTGGCGTGTGCTGGAAGTCGGCATGGCGCTGACCGTGGAGCCGGGGATCTACATTTCGCCGGACAACCAGAGCGTGGCGAAGAAATGGCGCGGCATTGGCGTGCGCATCGAGGACGACGTGGTGGTGACCAAGCAAGGCTGTGAAATTCTGACCGGCGGCGTGCCCAAGGCTGTCGCCGAGATTGAAGCGCTGATGGCGGCTGCCCGATGAGCCGGGTCAATCTGGCGATTATCGGCGGCGGCCTGGTGGGCGCCAGCCTGGCGCTGGCCTTGCAGGCCGGGGCCAAGGCGCGTGGCTGGAAAATCGTGCTGATCGAACCCTTCGCGCCGGGCGACAGTTACCAGCCCAGCTACGATGCGCGCTCGTCGGCGCTGTCTTTTGGCGCTCGGCAGATTTACCAGCGCCTGGGCATCTGGCAGGACATCTCGCGCCGCGCCGAGCCGATCAAGCAGATTCATGTGTCGGACCGTGGGCGCTTTTCTACCGCACGTTTGTCCGCCATGGAAGAAGGCGTGCCGGCCCTCGGTTACGTGGTAGAAAACGCCTGGCTGGGGCAGTGCCTGTGGCAGGGTTTGGATAAAGACGTCGTCAGTTGGCGCTGCCCGGCGGAAGTCTCGCGCATGGAGCCGCTGCCCGACGGCTACCGCCTGACGCTCAACGATGAAACCGTGCTGGAGTGCGACCTCGCGGTGTTGGCCGATGGCGGCCGCTCCGGCTTGCGTGAGCAACTGGGTATCGGGGTAAAAACCCGCCCTTACAACCAGAGCGCGCTGATCGCCAACATCACCCCCAGCGAAGCCCACAACGGCGAAGCCTTCGAGCGCTTCACCGATGAAGGCCCGATGGCCCTGCTGCCGCTGCCGGACAACCGTTGCGCGCTGGTCTGGACCCGCATCGGCATGGACGCCCAACGGCTGGCCAGCCTCGACGAGCGCAGTTTCCTGAGCGAGTTGCAGGGCGTGTTCGGCTACCGCCTGGGCACCCTGAAGCAAGTCGGCGCCCGTCACTTATATCCGCTGACCCTGGTGGAAGCCGAAGAACAAGTGCGCTCGCACCTGGTGGTACTCGGCAATGCCGCCCACAGCCTGCACCCGATTGCCGGGCAGGGGTTCAACCTGTCCCTGCGCGACGCCAACGCTTTGGCCGAAGCCTTGCTGGCCGGGCCGCAAGTACCGGGTGACCTGGCGACCTTGCAACGCTATCGCGAGCGCCAGCGCCTTGATCAGAAATTGACCGTGGGCTTCTCCGATCAGGTCACGCGCCTGTTTGGCAGCGCCCAGCCGCTGGTTGCGCTGGGCCGCAATATGGGCCTGCTGGGCCTGGACCTATTGCCACCGGCCAAGCGCTGGTTCGCCCGTCAGGCCATGGGCCTGGGCACGCGTCCCGATGCGTAAGTGGTTGATCGAGCGCCTGGGCAAGGCGCGGCTGTTGCGCTGGATCATGACCCTGTACCCGCCGTATCTGGGCGCCGGTGTCAGCGTGCAGCACATGAGTGCCGATTTTCGGCATGTGAAAGTGCGCATGGGCCTGGGCTGGTACAACCGCAATTATGTCGGCACGCAGTTTGGCGGCAGCCTGTATTCGATGGTCGACCCGTTCTACATGTTGATGCTGATGGAGAACCTGGGTCGCGACTACATCGTATGGGACAAGGCCGCGAGCATCGACTTCGTGTCGCCGGGCAAGGGCCCGGTGTACGCCGAATTTTCCATCGACGAGGCCTTGCTGGACGAGGTCCGTCAACAGACCGCAGGTGGCGAGAAATATCTGCCTCACCTCAAGGTCCAGATTCATGACGGCTCCGGCACCCTGGTGGCGCGGGTCGACAAAACCCTTTACGTGCGGCGCAAGCCGCCAGCAAAGCAGGCTTAAAGCATGGACATGCGCGCAGATGTGCTGATCGTCGGGGCCGGAATGGTCGGAAGCGCCCTGGCGCTGGCGCTGCAGGGCAGTGGCCTGCAGGTGCTGCTGCTTGACGGCAGCCCGCTCAGTGTCAAGCCGTTCGACCGCGAGGCGGCCTTCGAGCCCCGCGTGAGCGCCTTGTCGGCCGCCAGCCAGCGCATCCTTGAGCGCCTGGGCGTGTGGGACGGCATTGTGTCGCGGCGCGCCAGCCCTTACGGCGAGATGCAGGTGTGGGACGGCAGCGGCACCGGGCAGATCCACTTTTCGGCGGCCAGCGTGCATGCCGACGTGCTCGGGCATATCGTCGAGAACCGTGTGGTGCAGGATGCCTTGCTCGACCGCCTGCATGACTGCGACCTCGGCCTTTTGGCCAATGCGCGCCTGGAGCAGATGCGCCGCTCCGGTGATGACTGGCTGCTGACCCTGGCCGATGGCCGCAAGCTGCGTGCGCCGCTGGTGGTGGCTGCCGATGGCGCGAACTCCGCCGTACGCCGCCTGACCGGCACCGCGACCCGCGAATGGGACTATCTGCATAACGCCATCGTGACCAGCGTGCGCAGCAGTCAACCGCACCAGCGAACGGCGTGGCAGCGCTTCACCGACACCGGCCCGCTGGCGTTTTTGCCGCTGGTGCGCG
The genomic region above belongs to Pseudomonas poae and contains:
- a CDS encoding 5-formyltetrahydrofolate cyclo-ligase, with the translated sequence MTEPAPLSRPHLRRMLRQARRALTPSEQRKAAHGLYRQLAQHPLFRRARHISLYLPTDGEIDPRLLLRAAQRRGKATYLPVLSAWPRTKMVFQRVRPGEKLLPNRFRILEPRVNISRQRKVWALDLVLLPLVGFDDAGGRLGMGGGFYDRSLAYLARRQSWRKPTLLGLAHECQKVERLVQASWDVPLAGTVTDKRWYIAQAPLESAAP
- a CDS encoding cell division protein ZapA — translated: MSSSNSVTVQILDKEYSIICPQEERNNLVSAARYLDGKMREIRSSGKVIGADRIAVMAALNITHDLLHKQERPDVQASGSTREQVRDLLERVDLVLSSDSDAPKG
- a CDS encoding 2-octaprenyl-3-methyl-6-methoxy-1,4-benzoquinol hydroxylase; protein product: MRADVLIVGAGMVGSALALALQGSGLQVLLLDGSPLSVKPFDREAAFEPRVSALSAASQRILERLGVWDGIVSRRASPYGEMQVWDGSGTGQIHFSAASVHADVLGHIVENRVVQDALLDRLHDCDLGLLANARLEQMRRSGDDWLLTLADGRKLRAPLVVAADGANSAVRRLTGTATREWDYLHNAIVTSVRSSQPHQRTAWQRFTDTGPLAFLPLVRDGQEDWCSIVWSTTPAESERLMALDDESFCRELERAFEGRLGTVVSADPRVCVPLRQRHAKRYVAEGLALIGDAAHVIHPLAGQGVNLGFLDAAVLAEVLLAATERGERLADVKVLSRYERRRMPHNLALMAAMEGFERLFQADQLPLRWLRNAGLKLVDQLPEAKAVFVRQALGLTGDLPDLAKP
- a CDS encoding DUF4442 domain-containing protein, giving the protein MRKWLIERLGKARLLRWIMTLYPPYLGAGVSVQHMSADFRHVKVRMGLGWYNRNYVGTQFGGSLYSMVDPFYMLMLMENLGRDYIVWDKAASIDFVSPGKGPVYAEFSIDEALLDEVRQQTAGGEKYLPHLKVQIHDGSGTLVARVDKTLYVRRKPPAKQA
- a CDS encoding YecA family protein, whose protein sequence is MPIQNSPYDAFSKLLSTSGHPCSPAELHGVLLGRSCTGVGFDADNWLADVAELLEKEPEDNVRAALIGLQEMVKGELTGDDVTVVLLLPTDDAPLADRAAALGQWCQGFLHGFGVNAGGLDLSTDAQEVLQDLAAISQVQDALEESEDGESDYMEVMEYLRVAPLLLFTETRKSAEPAALKPSLH
- the pepP gene encoding Xaa-Pro aminopeptidase is translated as MIHIPKAEYTRRRKALMAQMEPNSIAILPAAAVAIRNRDVEHVYRQDSDFQYLSGFPEPQAVIVLMPGRLHGEYVLFCRERNAERELWDGLRAGTEGAIRDFGADDAFPITDIDDILPGLIEGRDRVYSAMGSNAEFDRHVMEWINVIRSKAHLGAQPPNEFVALDHLLHDMRLYKSAAEVKVMREAARISCAAHVKAMQASRAGLHEFSLEAELDYEFRKGGAKMPAYGSIVAAGRNSCILHYQQNDAVLKDGDLVLIDAGCEIDCYASDITRTWPVNGKFSPEQKAIYEIVLASQEAAFAEIAPNKHWNQAHEATVRVITAGLVTLGLLQGDVDELIASEAYRTFYMHRAGHWLGMDVHDVGEYKVGGEWRVLEVGMALTVEPGIYISPDNQSVAKKWRGIGVRIEDDVVVTKQGCEILTGGVPKAVAEIEALMAAAR
- a CDS encoding TIGR02449 family protein, which encodes MEDTDLQALMARLELLITRVEQLKSQNGLLLAQEKTWREERAHLIEKNEIARRKVESMISRLKALEQDS
- the ubiH gene encoding 2-octaprenyl-6-methoxyphenyl hydroxylase — its product is MSRVNLAIIGGGLVGASLALALQAGAKARGWKIVLIEPFAPGDSYQPSYDARSSALSFGARQIYQRLGIWQDISRRAEPIKQIHVSDRGRFSTARLSAMEEGVPALGYVVENAWLGQCLWQGLDKDVVSWRCPAEVSRMEPLPDGYRLTLNDETVLECDLAVLADGGRSGLREQLGIGVKTRPYNQSALIANITPSEAHNGEAFERFTDEGPMALLPLPDNRCALVWTRIGMDAQRLASLDERSFLSELQGVFGYRLGTLKQVGARHLYPLTLVEAEEQVRSHLVVLGNAAHSLHPIAGQGFNLSLRDANALAEALLAGPQVPGDLATLQRYRERQRLDQKLTVGFSDQVTRLFGSAQPLVALGRNMGLLGLDLLPPAKRWFARQAMGLGTRPDA